A window of Glycine soja cultivar W05 chromosome 2, ASM419377v2, whole genome shotgun sequence genomic DNA:
TCATGGTTGACTCgtgttaaatttaagttttgtaatcttaacatattaaaaacttGTAAATAACTTGTGTGTACATATATGAAGTGAAGGTTCAATTTGCTTAAAATTCTgtataattatgaaaataatatcataaaattcAACAATTGAATTGACATTTTATATTCTATAAAAAGTTGTTAAAGAGAATAATTATCCAATACTTAATCAAAAAGTAGATTTTGCTTAActtattaaacttttaatttacattaaatttaattaatctaaTTGTTACTTTAAgagtttaaattaaataaatgaagtgTACATCATCAATTATACTGAATATCTCGCAAAATAATTTCTCTTTAAATAGCTTTCCGAAAATTGTGCATAAAGATTATTTACAACGTAGACTACATACATGTTATTTACAGcttaattaaagaatataaCATGAATGGCTAAACACGACAAAATACAATAGCACGCTTCACTATCGATCAAAACTGGAAAGGAATGGAGCCAGGGAAACCCTTGGTGGAGTTAAACGATTCTCCTCAGATCTCGGGTTCAAAGGAGAAGCTTGTGGCATGAGCTCGGATAATCGAATCTTTtccttaataattttattctgtGTAAAAGTGAGCAAAATGTTCTTTAGCATTTGATGTAGAAGGCTTCGTAAACAAATTACTCTACTTTGAACTtagaaatgaaaagaagatgaaaaattagtttatgcataagttaaaaattagCTTCTGGAAAAGCTAGAATGAAAGAGTTTCTACAGATTAATTTATGCATAAAGTAATTTTATGCCTATGGAGAAACTGATGCAAACCCACGGGCACCACACACAATATAACAATGGAAAACAGAGAAAAACAAATAGAGAAGAATAGAGCAATATAGCAGTGAGTGATTATTgataatagaaaagaaacaatGCAGTAGGGGGTAACACCTACTACACTACACCCAGAGCTGTGCTCAGTATTCAGAGAATAGATAATTCTCTGACCTCACCAAAATGGTTCACTCACAACAATGATGATACCCTCTCTCTCCTCTAACGACCCTATAACAAACATTCCCACTCACCTCTCAATTTTCCTTCTGTCTCTCTACCACCTCATCACTCACTCCCTTTCTGccttctatttttcctctcataaACTTTCCACTCCTTGGGCTTAACTCTCTGATCACCCAAGCCCACATCACCTTCTAAGGCCCTATcagaaacttattttattttctttcttatttctcCTCCTATAAATACTTGTGAAGAAGATTATCCAAAAAGGCCCTTTATGTATTATGTGCTTACCTTAAACTTCAAATCTTCTTGTTCCATTTCCAGGGTAGTTATCCTATTCTTGAGGTCCTGTAGGGCTTCCTCAGCCATAGAAGGATTTACATCTGATGTTGGTCTTGCTATTCCAGCCACCTGAAAATAAAGCGTATAAATGACGGTTTGTTTAACCAAACTCAGACTTCGTTTATTGCATTGGAGAGGTTGGAACTTGGAAGGCTAAGAACCATAAATCATTGTCCTAACCTTTAGAACATTAGTGGACAATCTCAGTAATTGCTGGGCTAGTTGTACTTTCTCTTCCTCGATCTCCTGTGGCATTATTCACTCATGTATGTAAAATTTACGTCATATTTAGCTACTTCAAAGTACAACACATCACATTACTTCTTTGGTAACTGACCTTCAGCTTTATCATCAGACGTTGTTCCTCATCCAAATTAATGCTTTTTTTTGCGCCAGTAGAAGCACGAAGACGTGCAAGGTCTTCTTTGACACGCGAATGGAAGATGTCTGACTTCCGGAGCTTTGCACTGAGTTCTTCGTTCTGTATCTTTAACTTGTTATTTTCCTCCTGTTGCATAATTCCACGATCAGTTATATATTGAAGATACCTTGCCAATTGTGAGCATTGTTATATCCTCTAATAATTTCTTCTaactgatatttttaatattttagaaatagaaaaaacattTAATCATTGTTTACTAAGAAGATTAGTAAAAGATATTttggaattattattattatttggattcaatatttttttttgctgatgtATTTGGATTCAATATGTTGACAATAGTTTGAGATCTGGTGCTGCGAAAATAATTTAGGAACTAGGAAGCAAAAACATCTGCTTGAACCTTGAGTAAAGTAAAATGCTGACATATTACCTTAATTTTAGCATGGTGATGAATACGCTGCTGAAGGTTTTGCTGACCAGacaactttttaatttcttcctcCAGTTCCACTACTTTATTCTTCTTACTTGCATTTTCAATCTGCACAAAATGAGGACAGCAAGGCCCGCAAATtagaaatggaagaaaaataaaagaacctaACAAAAAAGAGTGAGAGAACAGAAGTTTAATCATCTACCTTCAgcatttcattttctgtttttagtaACTGATCTCGCTGCCGAAGGTTTTCCAATGCAATTTGGACAGCTACCAACTCTGATTGTTTCCTATCCATTTCTTGTAGCCATCTAACAGATTTGGATTCAGAATCATAAGAATTGTGTGTATAGGAAAAAAAAGCTAATAACCTCCCTGTTTAGCATCTGACATTTGATTCTCAAACCCCACCCCACCTCTCAAAATAAATCTGAAATTTAATTACCCTTGTCTCTCTTCAATGAATTCATTCAGCTGCTTCTTTAGCTTAATAACCTCCTGTTCCAGAAATGAACAAGCAATTCAGCTTAACTTAAGCTCCAGCATAATAACAGTGCTATCTAGTCCAAAGTTTAGATTACCTTGTCTTGAGACTCCAGAGTAAGAAATTTAACTTTCTCTGTAATCTTCTCCGCTTGTTCATCATCAATTAGTGACTGCATTAaggaaatttaattaaagatgAGCATCAGTGTGCGACTAGAACTCTAAATActcttttgttaaaaaaaaaatttttttaCTTCCATTTTTATCTCTTCCTTTGTTTATGGGAATGATTCTCCCGTGTCTACCATATTATAATTTCAAGTGCATAATTTCCTTTCAGAATAATGATAACAtgaaagtttaatttttgtccATGTATACCATACATgaaatatgaaaacaaaaagacATTGCGAAAGAAATCGCTAAAAGTAGACTAGTTTACCGCATAAGAGGTCATATCCAACTTCACTCCAAGTAAGTCTCGAATTACATCATGTGTCATGCTCTCAGCAGATGCTAATTTGGCATTCAGTGCAAATATCTGGACAACAAAAAGGAAGGAACAAATTGAGGCCCATAAAAGCAAAACCAACCACTGTAGAATATTCAATTTAAGAGAAAATCAACCTCTCTCTGTCGACATGCTGCCTGGGCTTCTAGTTCTTCAATGCGCAGTCTTGCAGCAGACAGCTCTTCAACCTTCTCATATTTTACCTGTTGTGCCAAGCCCAACCCAATGCATTTGAAAGGAGAACTAGAACCTCGAGACTTGGTGGCATTCTTCTCAGACTTGTTTGACAATGCATTGTGGGAATTAGCACTGGTGGAATGACTAGAAAGGCCCTCCGGTTTGACTTGCTCAGCCATGGCTTCCAATGCTTTGAACTGATTTAAAATAACGAGAtacttaataataatagaacTATAAATAGCCTGTAAAGAAACTACGAGCATAGTTGGTACTGCTgaactatatataaattataactaatagCAACCaagatcattttattttattccacaCAGTTACTAACTTTCTGCTTGTACTCCATGGCCTGTGCTTCAGCATGCAAATTTAGCTCTGAAATATGAGCTTTTATTTGTCGAATCTGTCAGACAGCCAACAAAAAAGATGAATCTTTATCTGTTACGAGAAACTCCAATCCAAGAGACATGATtagtaatgttttaaaaatcctACCTCTGCATCCTTTCCTGCTAACTCCCTCTTAAGAACCTGTATGTGATTTAGGGCTTCATTGaggcttttctctttttcatccaaaaatctACAGGAATTGAAATAgaaacagaaaaatattttatatttatagattAGCATGGTAGATCTGCATATGCCTACGATAAAGAAGCCATATATACACAAAAAAAGGCATATAGTTGGGAATAAATGTCCAAAACCTTCTCATGTCACCATCGACATTTCTGACATTTTGCATCTGATCTTTTAATGCATGTAGCTCCAACTCTAGATCTTCTCGTTGTAGCCTCTGTCGTTCTGCTTCTCCTTTAAGGATGTCAACCtgaacaaaataattaaggaagTGTTATACCTATGAAGATAGACAAGCGTCTTGTCAAATATCACCATAAAAAAAGACAACTCACTTGGTTTTCTAGTACATTTACAGTACTTTCCAGCTCTTCAACTGATCTCGCTAGAAGTTTCACCTCTTCTTCCCTGTCTTCAGCATAAATTTTTCTCGATTCTGCCACCTGTAATTATGTAATAGATATCAGACAGGAACAAGGAAGAAAACAATCATCCAGCTAGTTCACCATTCTTTTCCTTTGGCTtcttgaatgaaaataaatgaaattctttttcaaagatcaaacttttAATGATAggttatcaaaatcaaaattgtactaTATATTTTGCTTCCCTTGGCACATGAATCTCTCTATAGAATTCTGATTCCCACAGTTTAACTAAATTGTATAGATGCCAGAGTTGAGAAATGTGCAAAATTTTGTATCTCTACAAAAACTGTACAAAGTTCAAATCCCAAATTGATATGGCTTTCTATGTTACttgacattaaaataaaatatatatatatatatatatatatatatatatatatatattgacaagTTAGAACTGTTGAAGTCTTGAAGATACAACTCCTTGTGTCTTATGTTGAAGATACTAGATAACAAAGTTCTTCATGTTGAGTCATggattattcaataataatgtCATGGAAGGAAAACATGATACATTTTTAATAGATAAAAGCATTACCTTCTGAGCTTCTTGAACAATTGCTTCATTAGCTTCAGCTTGTGCTTCAGCTTTTTCAAGCCTGTTTTTGAGGCAAATTACTTGACCCTGAAGCTGATCCCTCTCATTAGTGACATCATCCAGATCACTACTCAGATTTTTAAATGAATCATTCATTTGGCTAAAAACACTGTTCATTTCCAGGATTTCATCTTCTAAGCTCTCTGTTATCTTCATTCTTTCTGTTAGCTCATTGTCAGCCAGTTTTCTCGCTGTCAAGGCGCCTTCAATATGAGTTCTAAGTTCTTGATTTTCACTGACTTGCAACGCTAGAGCCTCACGTTCTTTTGAGAGATCCAACTCAAGAGCTCTAATTATGTCTGATTTGTCCTGCAACTGAGCTTCAAGCAATTGACAGTTTGCAACAACATCAGCAAGTTCACCTGATTTAACAGCTAGCTCCACTTCTAATGCCTCCATTGTAGCCACAATTTTTTCAACTTCATCTTTTTGGTCTTTATTGTTTGATGCAGATTCCTGTAGTAAGCTCAGATCATACAACAGTCCTTTTACTACATCATCCTTTCTGGATAACTCAACCTCCAGTAAGTTCTGCATTCTGGTTAAGTCCGAATCCTTTAGGTTCAGCTCATTCTTTAGTCTGCAAGATGAATTTTCCAACATATAGTTTACTTTCTTTAACTCTGTGTTTTGATGTTCGAGAAAATAAACCTGTTGGAAAGAAAATTCAGAAGCCACATCCTTCCCAATGACATCACCAATTACTTTATCATAATCAGCTTCTAGATCAAGAATCCTATCCAGCAGTCTTTTCTTTGCCTTGTTAGCTTCAACAAGTTCACCCTTCAATGCATGATTAGAACAAGTAACATCCTTTAGAAACTCAATATTTTGTTCAAGGACCTTGTTTACTTCACCCATCTCTGTAATCCTTAAGACATTCCGGTTTAATTCTGTAACTAGGTCCTTCCTTTCCACTTTTCCCTGCTGAACTTCTCTTTCTAATAGGGAAACTTCAACTTCCTTATCCATCAAAATTTGTTTTGCAAACTCAGTTTCTACTTGGGAAAAGATTGTTTCTTTCTTCAGTTGCTCAATTAATATGGAGTACTTGACAAAATGCTCCTCCATATTAGCTATATTACATGACATATTTTTCAATTCAGATGCATGGATAAGTGATTCAAAGTCTTTGGCATACCAATCTGCCATAAAAAATTCGGCCTCACATTCAATGGCCACTACTTTCTGTTTCAGTAGTTTCTCTTGATCTAAAAGGGATGTCACAATATCTGTATTACTCACATCCAATTCCCTCATCAGTTTAGCAAGTTGGGATCCCATTTCATTCGACCTTTGCAGCATCATCTCCTCCTGAAGTTGTAGGTCTGATATGTTTTTAGCAAAATTATTTAGCTTGATGGTGATTTCTCCAGCTTCAACTTCTTTCTTATTAATACGATCAAAACTGTTCTTGATGTCAGCCAGCAGTTTCCCTTTCAAGATTCTGCACATATCAAGCTCTTGCTTTGTCCTATAATTATGTTCCTTCAAATCACTTATGACAGAGTTCGATTCACACAAGCCGTGTGAAAGCAAACCATTTTCTGCATGCATCCCTGTTACTGTTTCCAGTAAAATACCCATGTGACAGAGATGTAGCACAGACATAGCACAATCTTTAAAAACTATCTCAGACCATATCTTCTCAAGCCATGGCTGTATCAATTTAGTGGAATATAAACATTGAGACTTCAAGCACTCTAAATCACAAGCTAAAGACTTGAAATTTTCTGCCATCGTCAATTGGACGTCTTTAATGACATCATCCAACGTAACAATTAGATCCCTTGTTTCTACTAGACTTGATTCAACAAGGTTCTCTATCTCCTGATGCTTCAAATCAACAACAGTTTGTAAGCTTTCAATATTGCTGACTAATGTACCCTTCTCATTGAGTAAAGTCATTTCTCTGTCTTTCAGTCTTTCTATATCTATCTTCATTGACTCATTAGCTATCACCAATCCATTGATCATAATATCTGCTTCTCTCATTGTATCTTGTgcttcttcaaatttagcaaGAATACAAGATGCCTCTTGGGCTTTCTGAGCTTGAATGATCTTTGCCTCTCCAACTTCAAGTTCAAGTGACTGCAAAGAAAAAAGCATTGCCTTAGCATTATTCAGTCAGCAAGTGTCTATCAGCATGTCTTAACACTATTGTTATAAATGAACCGTGCCTAATTCAACCCCCAAAAGTATTCTAGCCATATTCCTAGAAGCATTGTCTTAACACTATTCAGTCAACAAGTGTCTATCAGCATCAATGGGGAATGGGGAAAGTTAATgacaacataaaaaaacaagtaaatGCACAATCAACACTAAGAATGACataaagcaaacacaaatttcttattttagagAATGGAATAgaggaaaaatgaaaacagaggTTCAACGATGTACCTCTTTCCTTTGGTACCAATGGGAGCTGGCTTCTTTCAGAGGTTTCTCCAGGCCTCTAAGTTTGTGACTGAGTACATCAATCTTGACTTTAGATTTCTCCTCAAAGTGATACATAGCTTCTTGCAGGAAAAGTATCTGATTTGTGAGGCACTCTATGCTTTGCCGACTCTTCTTTTCAGACACTGacatctcttttttttcttcatgtaaTCTGGCCATCTCATATTGCACTTCTTTTAAGCTTTCAAGAGCACATTCGATTTCTTTTCTCAAAAGCCTAATAGTAGCATCTCTTTCAAGCACATTCTTGCCAActtttcttgatttcaggtctTTCGTATCATATCCACTTTTGACCAACTGTAAGTCAGTCAGGTCAACTATATGTTCTTCAACAGAAAGCGGATCTGAATCACTGTTTTGATGTGTTTCCGAACTTGTATGCTACAATGTCAAAATAGCAAATACTGAATAAAAACAATTCACAGACCACTGGCATAAATCAAATAAATGTGACATTACCTAAAGTAATCTATCAGAAAGCAGCATTAGCTTACCCTTTGTTCACCAATATCATCATAGTCTGATGTGCATGCATCCAATGAATTTCTATTATCAAGACTTCCTGGATGGTCTGCAAAAGAGGCCATGCATGATCTGATTGAAGAGACACCATCTTGTAATGTCACTAGCTGCTCCCTTGTCTTTGAAATGGCATTCTTTTCAATATCTTCAAGCTTTTGTTCCAAAGCACGAGAATGCTCTTGCTCCTCAGACAGCTTCTGCCATAAATCATTACATCTTTCCTGCAACTCTGTTATCTGTCTCTCTGCTTGAACAAATGAAGTGGATTGGTCACTGAGAAGGACATCCTTCCTATTATTAGTTTCTGCTAATTCACTAAGCAGAATATCCTTATGCTTTAGATCATCCAGGTAACCAAGATTCACTTCTGACAATCTATTCACAACTACAAAAGCCACTGTTGAACAATTTGATGCTTTTCTGATATGATCTTCTGCCATTACCAAATGCTCCTTCAGTTGTGCCACAGTA
This region includes:
- the LOC114388913 gene encoding kinesin-like protein KIN-12D, with protein sequence MLRDFKLPRRNPSKHEEPENVDPYDSSTTVQRHAESSRPPLNTIQGPDAHCESKIEKTPSKRGRGGAELRTPDKHGGGSMIVKHRFGWNHKHDGGVSSFGDDRRASGVGNVTPRVPRTVGRASSSVTAYSESNSTQSTPTKSVTKPPPGSSVRSKADGGGFSARLGNYAALYKGVPSSACSTPTVVNTVEVPHFDLKEDSSFWINHNVQVIIRVRPLNSMERCTQGYNRCLKQEGSQSITWIGQPENRFNFDHVACETIDQEMIFRLAGLPMVENCLSGYNSCMFAYGQTGSGKTYTMLGDIEDLDVMPSPHRGMTPRIFEFLFARIQAEEESRRDESLKYNCKCSFLEIYNEQITDLLDPSSTNLLLREDVKKGVYVENLSEFEVQSVSDIIRLLIQGSANRKVAATNMNRESSRSHSVFTCVIESTWEKDSTTNYRFARLNLVDLAGSERQKTSGAEGERLKEAANINKSLSTLGHVIMILVDVANGKQRHIPYRDSRLTFLLQDSLGGNSKTMIIANVSPSICCAAETLNTLKFAQRAKLIQNNAVVNEDSTGDVIALQHQIRLLKEELSILKRRQNVSRSLSFSLSSIRDIKQSLELEDCCLENATDMVDQHEDNMPDYESKGIRMSHKQLHSLETTLAGALRREQMAEISIKQLEAEIEQLNRLVRQREEDTRSCKMMLRFREDKIHRLESQLAGSIPTDTFLQEENKALSDEIQILQSRLDRNPEVTRFAVENIRLLDQLRRYQEFYEEGEREILLTEVSSLRDQLLQYHGRNSMQGNSNHDIQPQKAQCCNKENNLVDLELRNTLDELQECRRNLNYCLEENAKLNREVDSLHSMLSSTNSTKVSTKGPFIEAQAVPRMGVKHETHLSQHTDDILNLQLELDIINVILKEERSFRGILEEQKTCLNKDFMMAKDKLEQTSKQLEDAKDELGEAKSVIEALELQQILSIKEIEEMRNKNSHFMELMGKQEHEIMTLKNQLASKEFRDNLLSNNPEFENKSPLQVKLRRMHDSLEKAKQLNMSYQSDHAFQISNEEERDEIRRQAEAETVEVIVCMQEELAQLQHQVNDSHLKETEMEESMLHLETELKELQKKMLTTIDDNRSLKEELGQKDIELTSLAEEWELLTSEIEEVLLDGCEAIVDASEELGNIRNSFPQKRIWISEQVGMIVRKISENELLIDELRRCLEDASNKRSDMECMLKSLRSAALVITESHQKECAENEKEILLLTSQLSEKTSTVAQLKEHLVMAEDHIRKASNCSTVAFVVVNRLSEVNLGYLDDLKHKDILLSELAETNNRKDVLLSDQSTSFVQAERQITELQERCNDLWQKLSEEQEHSRALEQKLEDIEKNAISKTREQLVTLQDGVSSIRSCMASFADHPGSLDNRNSLDACTSDYDDIGEQRHTSSETHQNSDSDPLSVEEHIVDLTDLQLVKSGYDTKDLKSRKVGKNVLERDATIRLLRKEIECALESLKEVQYEMARLHEEKKEMSVSEKKSRQSIECLTNQILFLQEAMYHFEEKSKVKIDVLSHKLRGLEKPLKEASSHWYQRKESLELEVGEAKIIQAQKAQEASCILAKFEEAQDTMREADIMINGLVIANESMKIDIERLKDREMTLLNEKGTLVSNIESLQTVVDLKHQEIENLVESSLVETRDLIVTLDDVIKDVQLTMAENFKSLACDLECLKSQCLYSTKLIQPWLEKIWSEIVFKDCAMSVLHLCHMGILLETVTGMHAENGLLSHGLCESNSVISDLKEHNYRTKQELDMCRILKGKLLADIKNSFDRINKKEVEAGEITIKLNNFAKNISDLQLQEEMMLQRSNEMGSQLAKLMRELDVSNTDIVTSLLDQEKLLKQKVVAIECEAEFFMADWYAKDFESLIHASELKNMSCNIANMEEHFVKYSILIEQLKKETIFSQVETEFAKQILMDKEVEVSLLEREVQQGKVERKDLVTELNRNVLRITEMGEVNKVLEQNIEFLKDVTCSNHALKGELVEANKAKKRLLDRILDLEADYDKVIGDVIGKDVASEFSFQQVYFLEHQNTELKKVNYMLENSSCRLKNELNLKDSDLTRMQNLLEVELSRKDDVVKGLLYDLSLLQESASNNKDQKDEVEKIVATMEALEVELAVKSGELADVVANCQLLEAQLQDKSDIIRALELDLSKEREALALQVSENQELRTHIEGALTARKLADNELTERMKITESLEDEILEMNSVFSQMNDSFKNLSSDLDDVTNERDQLQGQVICLKNRLEKAEAQAEANEAIVQEAQKVAESRKIYAEDREEEVKLLARSVEELESTVNVLENQVDILKGEAERQRLQREDLELELHALKDQMQNVRNVDGDMRRFLDEKEKSLNEALNHIQVLKRELAGKDAEIRQIKAHISELNLHAEAQAMEYKQKFKALEAMAEQVKPEGLSSHSTSANSHNALSNKSEKNATKSRGSSSPFKCIGLGLAQQVKYEKVEELSAARLRIEELEAQAACRQREIFALNAKLASAESMTHDVIRDLLGVKLDMTSYASLIDDEQAEKITEKVKFLTLESQDKEVIKLKKQLNEFIEERQGWLQEMDRKQSELVAVQIALENLRQRDQLLKTENEMLKIENASKKNKVVELEEEIKKLSGQQNLQQRIHHHAKIKEENNKLKIQNEELSAKLRKSDIFHSRVKEDLARLRASTGAKKSINLDEEQRLMIKLKEIEEEKVQLAQQLLRLSTNVLKVAGIARPTSDVNPSMAEEALQDLKNRITTLEMEQEDLKFKNKIIKEKIRLSELMPQASPLNPRSEENRLTPPRVSLAPFLSSFDR